DNA from Geobacillus vulcani PSS1:
AAATATTCGTTGGCTGTAATAATGTGGACGCCTTTCCCAAGGAGGGCGTGCAAGTAGCTTGGCAAAGTGGCCGCCAGCGTCTTTCCTTCCCCGGTCTGCATTTCGGCGATGTTTCCTTCATGCATCGCCAATCCGCCCATCAGTTGCACGTCGTAATGGCGCAGCCCGAGCACGCGCCGGGCCGCTTCCCGGACGACGGCAAACGCCTCGGTTTTTATGTCATCGAGCGTCTCGCCGCTTTCGAGCCGTTCTTTGAAGGCAACCGTTTTTTGACGCAGTTGTTCATCGCTCAGCGAAGAAATGGTGGGTTCCCATTCATTGATTTGCGCCACCAGTTTAGCAAGACGCTGCACTTCTCGAGCGCTTTCGTCAAATAGTTGCTTTACTTTTGTCAACATATTGTCCATTCCTCTCCTAGACAGGCATGATTCACACCAAGTGCTCTAAAACCTAATTATAACACAAGATGCTTCGTGTAGAGAGAAGATGTAAAATGTGGAATCGTCCGTCGGATTGGCGCTCGGAGTTTCTCACGGCAAGGGGGAAAAGAAATTTTCCATCCTTGGGGACAAAAAGCGGTGTAAAAAAAGATTGATTTACTCATCGTATATGGTAACATAAAGATGATGTGTGTTTCCGCGATTTTATAAGGCCAAGGTGATTGCACATGAATATGGAAGCATTTGCCGCATGTTTGGCTTCGTTTATCACAGTATTGGTCATCACCCCGTTCGTGATCAAGCTCGCCATCAAAATGGGCGCGGTTGATCGGCCGAACGGGAGGAAAGTGCATACAAAAGTCATGCCAAGGCTTGGCGGATTGGCTATTTTTATTGGTGTGGCCATCGGCTATTTTGTCGGTGGGGTGTATAAAGAGCAAGTGACGGGGATGACGGTCGGCGCCATCATCATCGTGCTCGTCGGGATGCTTGACGATTTGTACGAGCTGTCGCCGAAAGTGAAGCTGGCCGGACAGTTGCTGGCGGCGTTCGTCGTTGTCGCTTCCGGGCTGAAGGTCGATCTTTTGACCGTCCCGTTTGTCGGCACGTTTGAGTTGGGGCTGTGGAGCTACCCGATTACGATATTTTGGATTGTGGCGATTACGAACGCCATCAACTTGATCGACGGGTTGGATGGGTTGTCCGCAGGCATTTCCGCCATTGGGATTGCGGCCATTGCCGTCATGGCGGGCATGGCGGGCAAAATGCTCATTTTCACGCTCTGCTTGATCATCTTGGGCAGCGTCATCGCTTTCTTGTTTTACAACTTCCACCCGGCGAAAATTTTCATGGGGGATACCGGCGCGTTGTTTTTAGGTTATGCCATTTCCGTTCTGTCGGTGCTAGGCCTTTACAAAAGCGTGACGCTCTTCAGCTTCGTCGTTCCGGTGATCATTTTGGGCGTGCCGATTTTCGATACGACGTTTGCCATTATCCGCCGCATTGTGAACAAGCGGCCGATCTCGGCGCCCGATAAGTCGCATCTTCATCATCGGTTGCTCGCTCTTGGTTTTTCGCACCGCAACACGGTCTTGTTGATTTATGCGTTTGGCTTGATGTTTGCGGTCAGCGCTATTTTGTTCTCCGCCTCGACGTTATGGCAGTCCATTCTCATCGTTTTTGCCTTGATCGTCTTCGGGGAACTGCTGGCTGAGCTGATCGGCTTGGTCAATGACCAGTACAAGCCGTTTATGACTTTTATTCGCAAGTTGCTTCGGGGAAGCCGAAAAGTATACGGAAATGACCGATAAATAGCAAAGGGGCCGTTTGTGTCATAAAAGGGACAAACGGCTTTTTTCAGGAATTGTCCTTCTCTGGAAAATTATACCCTTCTTTTTTATTGTTTATGCAGCTTGTGCCATTCCTTCGCTCATTTTTTACGGCAAGGCCAAGATTGCCACAAAACTGTCATTATATATTGTCACAAATGTGATAAACTAAACATGTTTATTCTATATATTTTTTGGATTTGGAGGAACTTGCGATGAACGTGCCAATGTTGGATTTGAGCGAACAGTATGAACAATTGAAGCCGGAGATCATGCGTGTATTGGACGAGGTGATGCGTTCTTCCCGCTTTATTTTAGGGGACTATGTAAAGAAAATGGAAGCGGAAATTGCCGCCTACAGCCGGGCGAAACACGGAATCGGCTGCGGCAACGGAAGCGATGCGATACATATTGCTTTGCAAGCGGCCGGCGTCGGCCCAGGGGACGAAGTCATTACCACATCGTTTACGTTTTTTGCGACAGCTGGAGCCATCGCGCGGCTTGGCGCCAAACCGGTGTTTGTCGATATCGATCCGGTGACGTTCAACATCGATCCTGCGCAAATCGAAGCCGCGGTAACAGAGAAAACGAAAGCCATCATCCCGGTGCATTTATACGGGCAAATGGCGGATATGGAGGCGATCGTTGCGATTGCCAAGCGGCATGGATTGGTTGTCATTGAGGACGCCGCCCAGGCCATCGGCGCGAAATACCAAGGGAAATGCGTTGGCGAGCTGGGGACGGCAGCGACGTACAGCTTCTTCCCGACGAAAAACTTGGGCGCCTACGGGGATGGCGGCATGATCATTACGAACGATGATGAATTGGCGGAAAAATGCAGGGTGATCCGCGTTCACGGCAGCAAGCCGAAATATTACCATCATGTGCTTGGCTACAACAGCCGTCTCGATGAGATGCAAGCGGCGATTTTAAGCGTCAAATTCCCGCATCTGGATCGTTGGACGGAACAGCGGCGCCAGCATGCGGCGACGTATACGCGCCTGCTGCAGGAGGCGGTCGGCGACCTTGTCGTGACGCCGAAAGAGGTCGAGGGGCGCTATCATGTGTTCCATCAATACACGATTCGCGTGCCGAAGCGCGACGAGCTGCAGGCGTTTTTGAAAGAACAGGGGATCGCGACGATGGTGTACTATCCGTTGCCGTTGCATTTGCAGCCGGTGTTTGCTTCGCTCGGGTATAAGGAAGGGCAGTTGCCGGAGGCGGAAAAGGCAGCGAAAGAAGCGCTGTCGCTCCCGATGTTCCCAGAGCTGAAAGAGGAGCAGCAACAATACGTCGTGGAGAAAATCGCGGAATTTTACCGTCATTTCGTTTGATCGTCCAACCTGTCAAAGGAAACGTCACTTGCGCACAGCAATGGCGTTTTCTTTGGCGTTCGATCATTTGTTTTGTTCACAACACTTTGTTATTTTATGATAAGGGATGGTGGCCGGATTGACGGCGGAAAAACGACCGTTTGTGCTATACGAATATTTGCGCTTTTTTTGGCAACGAAAATGGTGGTTTCTTCTCGTTCCGCTTGCGACGATCGTGTTGACCGTCATGGCAGGGAGGCTTTTGTTGCTGGGGGAGAAGTATACGGGGAAAGCAGTCGTGTTTACGGGATCAATTGACGTAAAAGAGTTGACGGATCCGAAAAATATAGAAGCGAAGTTTCCTGAGGTGAAAAACTTGGACGTCGTCGTTCCTGAAGAACAGTACGTGCAAATCACAGTCAAAGGCGACGATGAACAAGACGTGAGCCGGGAATTGAAGCATGTGGTGTCGGAATACAGCCAGGAGCTCGAGCGCCATTCACAAGAACGGATTGATGTCACCACGAAATACTTGCATGCGTTGGAAGAACGGGAGCGCGCATTGCAGCAAAAAGTCGATTATTATAGCGAACAAGTCCAGTCGGGCCGCTTGAATCCAGAACAGCTCGATGACATCAGTGACTTGTTGGTTGAGTCGGAAAACAATTTGACCGAAGTGATGGAGCGCGTCAATCGCATCCGCGGCAATCTTGTCTTTTACGAAAAACCAGCCGTATTGTCGGAAACGGTGGCGAAATCGAAAACGTATACCGGGCAGCTTGCGGCGATCGGCCTTGTCCTCGGCCTGTTTTTGACGGTCGTTTGGCTGACGCTTTGGAAGTATATATTGGACGCGAGGAGGTACTATTCTTCATGATCCGTTTTGCCATTGTCGGCATGGGGCATATCGCGAAAAAACATATCGATGCCATTGAAAAGGCGGACGGCGCTGAGCTGGCGGCCGTGTGCGACACGAACCCGGAACGGCTGCGCGACGTGTCGGATGTTCCTGTTTACACTGACATGGAGACGATGTTGAAGGAGAACGAACAGATCGATGTCGTCAACATTTGTGTTCCGTCCGGATTGCATGCGCCGTTGACCAAGTTGGCGGCCCGTTATCGCCGTCATATCATTGTGGAAAAGCCGATGGCGCTCCGCACGAGCGACGCTGAAGAGATGATCCGGGCGGCGAAAGAATACGACGTGAAGCTCGCGGTCGTTCATCCGAACCGCTTCCGTCCGGCCATTCGGAAGCTGAAAGAGGCGATGGAGCACGGGATGTTCGGAAAACTGAGCCACGCGAACGCCACGGTGCGCTGGAATCGAAATCAAGCCTATTACGATCAGGCGGCGTGGCGAGGGACGAAAGCGTTCGATGGCGGCGTCTTGATGAACCAAGCGATTCACAATTTGGATTTGCTGCTTTGGTTGATGGGGCCGGTCAAGGCGGTGCAAGCGATGGCGGCGACCCGTCTGCGCAAGATTGAGACGGAAGACGTCGCGGCGGCGGTTGTGGAGTTTGAAAGCGGAGCGCTTGGCGTCATCGAGGCAGCGACGACGATTTACCCGCAAAACTTAGAGGAATCGATCGCCATTTTCGGCGAAACGGCATCAGTGAAAATCGGCGGCCGGACGGCGAACTTTATCGAAACGTGGGAAGCGGAAGGCGTCAGTGAGGAAGAGCGAGCAAAGCTCATCGATGAGATCAACGCCGACCCGTTTGGCAAGCCGGGGCACCAATGGATCATTGAAGATATGGTGCAAGCGATTCGCGAAAACCGCGAGCCGATCGTCAATGGTTGGGACGGACTGGCTCCTGTTCGGCTGATCGAAGCCATTTTGCGTTCGGCGGAAACCGGGACAAGAGTGCAATTATCTGAGTAAGAAAGGAATGAGAAGAATGAACTACGCGGAACGGCTGTTGCAAAAGTTTGAGAAACGCGATGCGGTGATCGGCGTGGTTGGGCTTGGCTACGTCGGGCTGCCGCTGGCAGTCGAAAAAGCAAAAGCAGGGTTTCATGTCATCGGCTTTGACATCCAACAAAGCCGTGTCGATCAAGTGAACAATGGAATCAACTACATTGGCGATGTCGTCGATGAAGATCTGCATGAAATGGTCAAACAAGGACGGCTGGTGGCGACGACCGATTACGCCCGGATCGCGGAAGTCGATGCCGTGGCGATCGCGGTGCCGACCCCGCTCGATGCGCATCACCAGCCGGATACGTCGTACGTTGAAAACTCGGCGAAGGAAATCGCGAAATATGCCCATGAGGGGATGCTCGTCGTTTTGGAATCGACCACCTATCCAGGCACGACGGAAGAAATTGTGAAGCCGGCGCTGGAGCAAAAAGGACTTGTCGTCGGGGAAACGGTGTTCGTCGCCTATTCGCCGGAGCGGGTGGACCCGGGCAACAAGCAGTTTAAGACGAAAAATACGCCGAAAGTCGTCGGCGGCGTGACAAAGACGTGCACGAAAGTGGCGGCGGCGATGTATCGAGCCGTGCTTGAAGGCGATGTCCATGAAGTGTCGAGTCCAGCGGTGGCGGAAATGGAGAAAATTTTTGAAAACACGTTCCGCCATATCAACATTGCGTTAGCGAACGAAATGGCCATTTTGTGCGAACGGATGGGCATTGATGTCTGGGAAGTCATCGATGCAGCGAAAACGAAGCCGTATGGATTTATGGCGTTTTATCCGGGACCGGGGCTTGGCGGCCACTGCATTCCGATCGACCCGTTTTATTTGACATGGAAAGCGCGCGAATACAACTACCATACGCGCTTGATCGAGCTGGCTGGCGAAATCAACAACGCCATGCCGGAATATGTCGTCAACCGCGCGATGCTCATTTTGAACGAAGAAGGGAAGGCGCTGCGCGGTTCGAAAGTGACGGTGCTCGGCGTCGCCTACAAAAAAGATATTGATGATGTGCGCGAATCGCCAGTGTTGAAAATCGTCGAGCTGCTCGAGCAATACGGAGCGGAGTTTGCGGTCGTCGACCCGTATGTTCCGTCGTTCCGGGCGTGCAACCGGGTGGTGGAGACGGTCGAGCTGACGCCGGAATTGCTGGAGCAGTCGGATCTTGTCTTGATTGCGACCGACCATTCCAACATCGACTATGAAATGGTCGCTCGTCACAGCCGCGTCGTGTTTGACACACGCAACGCCATGAAAGATGTGTCGAAACCAGCCAAATACGTCAAATTGTAAGCGAAGGAGACGAAACGATGCATATTGTCGATCCCTCTGTTGTTTGCGGTGAACGTGTCGAAATCGGCCATTTCACTGTCATCGAGGCGAATGTAAAAATCGGGAATGACGTTAAAATCGGCCATCGCGTCACGATTCACGAAGGAACGGTCATTGGGGACGGCGTGACGATCGCCGACGGCGCGGTGCTCGGCAAACCGCCGAAGCCGGCGAAAACGAGCACCGTCAAGCTGTCGGGTGAGCTGCCGCCGCTTGTCATTGGCGACCATTGCACGATCGGCGCCAATGCTGTCATCTATCGAGGAGCGACGATCGGCGCCTACACATTGATCGCTGATTTGGCGAGCGTGCGCGAAAACGTGCACATCGGCCAATATGTGATCGTCGGGCGCGGGGTGTGCGTCGAAAACCACGTCCAAATCGGCGATCGGACGAAAATCCAGTCGAACTCCTACATCACGGCTTACACGACGATCGAAGATCATGTGTTCATCGCCCCGTGCGTCACGACGACCAACGACAACTACATGGGGCGGACGGAGGAGCGATTTGCGAAAATCAAAGGGGCGACCATCAAGCGCGGAGCGCGTGTTGGGGGCGGAGCGATTTTGCTGCCGGGCGTGACGGTGGCGGAAGAAACGTTCGTCGCCGCCGGAGCGCTCGTTACGAAAGATACGGAACCGAAAACCGTCGTCAAAGGATTCCCGGCGCGTTTCAGCAAAATGGTGGACGAGCGGGAGTTGTTGTAAATTGTTCGCAGCATTCAAGCGTTTAGGAGCGGATTCGCTCCTTTACGCGTTTATGAACGTCGGCACGAAGCTGATCGCGTTTTTGATGCTGCCGGTTTATACAAGCTATTTGTCCAAGGCGCAGTATGGAGCGGTCTACTTGATTGACCAATGGACGTCGATGCTGACGTTTCTCGTCATTTTTGGAACGGATTCGGCGCTCTCTTTTTACTATTACGACACGGATGACAAAGAGAAGCGCCTTTTGTATGTGCGGAACGTCATGTATGTTCGGCTGTTCATAGTCGCTCTCTTGTTTTTCGCCGTCGTGGTGGCTGGACCATGGATAGCGCATGCCCTGTTGGATGAGCCTGGCGATGTCGATTTGTTGTATCTTAGTCTTATGACCTTGTTGCTTGATACGATTTTCGTTGTAGCGACAACGGTCATGCGCTTTGAATTTCGGACGAAATCGGTCGTCATCTGGACGCTGGTGAAGATGTCGCTGGTCGCCGTGCTGTCGTACGCGGCACTCCGTTGGTTGGCGGCCACTCCCGAAGGATTGCTGATGGGCCGCCTAGTCAGCAGCGCACTCGTCTTTTTGTTGATGCTTCACTTCACGGTAAAGTACATGGTGTGGCGTGTGCGTTGGGATGTAGTCAAGCAGCTTTTGGCTTACGGGGCGCCGCTTGTGCCGACTTCGCTCGCCTTTTGGGCGATCGCCAATGTCAGCACATTGTTTCTCAAACATTTTGCCTCATTGGAGGAAGTGGGAGTGTTTGGGGTAGCCTTACGGTTGGCGACGGTGATTACCTTGATTACGAGCGGGGTGCAAATGGCTTGGCGGCCGTATTCGATGTCGATGAAAGATCGCCCTGGACACCGTGAGCTGTTTGCGAAAGTGTATATGGCGCTTCTTGTCATCGGAGCCGTGGGTTTGGTGGCGATCGCGACGGTAAGTCCGTGGCTGGTCGAGACGTTTTTCAAGCCGGAATACCGGGAAGCATCCGCTTATATCCCGTTTTTGTCGGCCGTGACCTTTTTGAATTTTTATTATTTGATTTTGTCCACCGGTTTATTTTTGACAAAGGAAACCGGCTATATTTCACGAGTGTTCACGTTAGCAGCGCTTCTTCACCTTGTGTTGAACGCCGTTTTGGTGCCGCTTTGGCTCAGCTGGGGGGCGGTTGCAGCCAGCCTCATGACGTATATGGTCGCTGTGGCTTTCATTTTTCGCAAAAGCCAGCAAGTGTATCCCGTGCCGGTGTCATGGAAAAAGATGAATTTCATTTTGGTCGGTACATTGCTCGCCCTCATCGTCATCGTCTATGTCCAGCAGGCGCCGCTTGCTGACGGTTGGGTGCTCGCTGGTTGGGGCTTGTTTGCCGCCATGCTGTTTGCCACCCGGGTTGATCGTGATTTGCGGCGTCCGGTGCGCACGATCGAGGGAGAAAATGTGCAAAATACTTGATAACCGGTCATCTGATCTAGGAGGTGTTTCAGATGAAAATTGCCACCGTGTTGGGCGCCAGACCGCAGTTTATCAAGGCTGCCCCCGTCTCGCGCGTCTTGCGAAAACAATATACCGAAGTGCTGATCCATACCGGGCAACACTATGATCCAAATATGTCGGCCATTTTTTTTGAGGAGTTGAACATTCCGACGCCTGACTACTATCTTGGGGTAGGCTCAGGCAGCCATGGAAAGCAAACAGGGGAAATGCTCATCAAAATTGAGGAAATCGTTCTGAAGGAAAAACCGGATTATGTGCTCGTCTATGGCGATACCAACTCGACGCTCGCGGGCGCTCTTGTCGCGGCGAAGCTCCATATTCCCGTCATCCATGTCGAAGCCGGACTGCGCAGCTTCAACAAGCAGATGCCGGAAGAAATCAACCGCATTATGACCGATCATGTCTCCGAGCTCTTATTTTGCCCAACGGAGACAGCCGTGGAAAATTTACGCAAAGAAAACATTACGCGAAACGTCTGGAATGTCGGCGACGTCATGTATGACGCCATTTTGTACAACAAAGAGCTCGCACAGCGCCAATCGACGATTTTGGCTGATTTGTCGCTGGCGGAACAATCCTACTACTTGATCACCATTCACCGAGCGGAAAATACCGATGACCCCGACAAATTGAAAGCCATTTTGGCTGCCTTTGCGGACATCGACGGCACGAAAGTGTGGCCGATTCATCCGCGGACGCGGCATAAGCTGGAAGAATACGGGTTGGACGTCTCAACGATCCCCGGGCTTCGGCTGATCGATCCGGTCGGTTATTTGGACATGCTGAGGCTGGAGAGCGGCGCGAAAAAAATCATCACCGATTCAGGCGGCGTGCAAAAGGAAGCCTATTTCCTGCGCGTGCCTTGCGTAACGGTGCGCGAACAAACTGAATGGGTGGAAACGCTCGAAGGGGGAGCGAACATCTTAACCGGCACGGACCGCGAGAAGATCGTCGCGGCGGTTCACAAGGAAGTCGCCCCCGTTTATGCGGACGTCTTTGGCGATGGGCATGCGGCGGAGAAAATCGTGGCGGCGATCGGGCAGCGATAAGGGTGCGTCGGCATGTTGGACGTGTTGATTTGGTTGATCGTTTTTGTCGCCTCCACCTTGATGTTTCGCTATGCAGCGGGGACGCTTTCATTGACGGCGCCTAACCTAGTGTCGATTGTGTACTATTACTCGTTTCTTCTGTCGAGCTTCATTGGCGCGTTGCTGATCGCAATGGGAATGGATCATTACTACATGATTCGCAAGTTGTTTCGGCCCGAAGAATACCGACAGATTGGGTTTTTCGTCGTCAGCTTCGTTATGATTGTGTTCCCGCTGTCGATGGTGGTCGTTTCAAGGCTGTTCGGATTTGAAGCTAGGCAGGAGTTTCGCGCTTATATGCGCAAGCCGCTTTCCCCGTTGACCGGAGCGACAGGCAATCAAGTGTTTTATTCGTTTTTGGCCCTGTCCCTGCTCAGTTTTGCCGCCATTGCGTACATGATTTGGAAAACACCGACGATTCCAGTGTTTGCGCTATTTACTGGGACAGACGAAAGCTTGGCGGCGTTGCGCATTGAGGCATCGCGTCATTTTGCCGGAAATGTGCTGTTCCGCAATATTTTTGCCATTACGCTTACGCCGCTGTTATCATTGGCCGCCTATTTGTTTGCCGTGCTCACAAACGAATGGCGGTGGAAGTTGTTGTTTCTTGGCCTGTTCGTCGGAGCGGTATTCGTCAATGTGTATGATTTGGCGAAGTCACCGATTTTCTTTTATGTAATGATGTTTTTGCTCCTGCGCATTTATGTGGGAAAAACAAAGCTATCGGCGGCGAAACTAGCGCTCTACGGTGGGGTCGGGGCGCTCGTGCTCATCGGCATGTACATGGTCATCCAAGGGGTGCGGGACATTGACACGTTTTTGTCTTATAATAAAGGTCCTATTGGCCGTATGATTTTCGCTCAAATCGCGCCGACGTTTCTTCATTTGAACATGTTCGGCGAAGCGCTGCCGTTTCTTTATGGAAAAAGCCTTCCATCATTTTTGACCAACTTGTTTGATGTTGAGAATGTTCGCTCCGCTCGCCTCGTGATGGCGCACGTATTCCCGGAGCGGATCGAAGACGGGACAGGAGGAGTGCTCAACACGCTTTTTGTCGCTGAGGCGTATGCGAACTTCGGCTATGTGGGAATCGTCGTCGGCACGCTCTATGTCGGCGTTGTGACGCAGCTGTTGTACATTGGGTTTCTACGTCTTCCGAAAAATCCTTTGTTTTTAAGTTTGTTCGTTTATTTTTCCATTAACATCCCCCGCACCCTTGTCGGTGGGTTCACCGATTTTTTGTTCAATCCGACCTGGGTGCTGATCGTGGCGTTGTTTGGCGGCATGGCGCTATGGCTGCGGGTGCAGGGGGACTTACGGGCATGGTTTGCAGCGAAAAGGCGAATCACGGATGAGGGATGAATGATGAAAACCGTATTGATTTATTACCCGTTTTCACTCGCCGCGGAACGAAACAGCGGGTCCAAGCTGCGGCCGTATGAAATGCATCAGGCGTTTTTGCGTTGGGGAGCGAAGGAGGGAGTGGACGTTCTTCTGATTGCTGGCACGTCCGCCGAGCGGGAAAAGCAATTTCAAGAGCTCCGCAGCCAAGGCAAGCTCGATGATGTCTGGTTTTGCTATATGGAAAACCAGACGATTCCGCTTTGGCTCACTGACCCAGGACACCGGCCGCAGCGTCCGTTCGTCGATCGGGATGTGCTCCGCTACCTGAAAGGCCGCAACGTTCCCATTGGCGTCTTTTACCGCGACGTCTATTGGAAGTTCCCTGATTTGTATCCGCTCCGCGGTTGGAAAAAAGCGGCCATGCAAATGATATACCGTTGGGAAGAACGGTTTTATGAGCGGTACTGCGATGTCATCTTTTTGCCGAGCCTCGAAATGGGAACATACGTCGCGATCCGCCGCCCGATGGTCGATTTGCCGCCGGGTGGGAAGCAAAAGCCGTTTCAGCGGTCCGGGACGGCAAAACAGCCGCTGAATGCCATTTATGTCGGCGGCATCAACAATGCCGACTACGGGCTTCCGCTCCTGCTTGAGGCGATTCGCCTGGCCAACCGCCGTGAGCCGCTTGTTTCGCTCACCGTCGTCTGCCGAAAAGACGAGTACGAGCGGCAGCCGCTTGCGGTGAAAGAAGAGCTTGCCGCCTTGCAAGTGCGCGTCGAGCACGTCAGCGGCGAAGCGCTCGACCGTTTGTATGCGGAGATGGATTTCGCCTTCATCCCGCGGCGGCGGAGCGAGTACAATGATTTTTCCGTTCCCGTCAAACTGGTCGACTATCTGTCGAGCGGCCTGCCGATTGTTGCCACCGCTTGTTCGGCGCAAAAGCGATTGATTGAAGCGGATGGGTATGGCGTCATTTGCGACGACAACCCGTCGTCGATGGCAGAAGCGATCGCCAAGATGGCGGACATGCTCGAGGAGTGCCGCTTGCGCATTGCGCAGACGTTTATGGCGAAACATTCATGGGAAGCGAGAGTGGAAAAGGTGAAAGAAACGTTGGTGGGGGGCCTCCGATGAAAGTCGCCTTATTGGCTCCAAGCAAATCGATCCATACGTATAAGTGGGCCCGCTTTTACCAAACGCAAGGCATCGACGTGAAAGTCGTGACGTTTAAAGACCATTACGGGCCGGAGCAAGCGAAAGAAGTCGAGACAGTCGTGCTGCCGAAATGGCTGCCGGGGAAGTTGTCGTATTTTTCCACTGTCTTTGCGCTAAAGCGCCTGCTCGCTTCGTTTCAACCAGATATTTTGCACGCTCATTATGCCTCCAGCTACGGGTTGATCGGGGCGCTTGCGGGGTATCATCCGTTTTACGTCTCCGTCTGGGGACGCGACGTGTATCAGTTTCCGAATGCCAATCGCTGGAACCGACGGATGCTTGAATATACATTGCAGCGAGCGGATGTCATTTGTTCGACAAGTCATGTGATGGCGAAAGAAACCGGAAAGTATACGGACAAACCGATCGAGGTGACGCCGTTTGGGGTGGATGTCGCCCGCTTCAAACCATTGCCGAAACAGCCGAAACGGACCGTGACGATTGGCACAGTGAAAGCTCTTTCCGACAAGTACGGGATCGCTGATTTGATTCGAGCGTTTGCCGTTGTGCACGAGCGGCATCCACAAACGGAGCTGTTGATCGTCGGCGATGGGCCGCAGCGAAGTGAATACGAGGAGCTGT
Protein-coding regions in this window:
- the wecB gene encoding non-hydrolyzing UDP-N-acetylglucosamine 2-epimerase; amino-acid sequence: MKIATVLGARPQFIKAAPVSRVLRKQYTEVLIHTGQHYDPNMSAIFFEELNIPTPDYYLGVGSGSHGKQTGEMLIKIEEIVLKEKPDYVLVYGDTNSTLAGALVAAKLHIPVIHVEAGLRSFNKQMPEEINRIMTDHVSELLFCPTETAVENLRKENITRNVWNVGDVMYDAILYNKELAQRQSTILADLSLAEQSYYLITIHRAENTDDPDKLKAILAAFADIDGTKVWPIHPRTRHKLEEYGLDVSTIPGLRLIDPVGYLDMLRLESGAKKIITDSGGVQKEAYFLRVPCVTVREQTEWVETLEGGANILTGTDREKIVAAVHKEVAPVYADVFGDGHAAEKIVAAIGQR
- a CDS encoding GumC domain-containing protein → MTAEKRPFVLYEYLRFFWQRKWWFLLVPLATIVLTVMAGRLLLLGEKYTGKAVVFTGSIDVKELTDPKNIEAKFPEVKNLDVVVPEEQYVQITVKGDDEQDVSRELKHVVSEYSQELERHSQERIDVTTKYLHALEERERALQQKVDYYSEQVQSGRLNPEQLDDISDLLVESENNLTEVMERVNRIRGNLVFYEKPAVLSETVAKSKTYTGQLAAIGLVLGLFLTVVWLTLWKYILDARRYYSS
- a CDS encoding glycosyltransferase family 4 protein; this translates as MNMEAFAACLASFITVLVITPFVIKLAIKMGAVDRPNGRKVHTKVMPRLGGLAIFIGVAIGYFVGGVYKEQVTGMTVGAIIIVLVGMLDDLYELSPKVKLAGQLLAAFVVVASGLKVDLLTVPFVGTFELGLWSYPITIFWIVAITNAINLIDGLDGLSAGISAIGIAAIAVMAGMAGKMLIFTLCLIILGSVIAFLFYNFHPAKIFMGDTGALFLGYAISVLSVLGLYKSVTLFSFVVPVIILGVPIFDTTFAIIRRIVNKRPISAPDKSHLHHRLLALGFSHRNTVLLIYAFGLMFAVSAILFSASTLWQSILIVFALIVFGELLAELIGLVNDQYKPFMTFIRKLLRGSRKVYGNDR
- a CDS encoding acyltransferase, with protein sequence MHIVDPSVVCGERVEIGHFTVIEANVKIGNDVKIGHRVTIHEGTVIGDGVTIADGAVLGKPPKPAKTSTVKLSGELPPLVIGDHCTIGANAVIYRGATIGAYTLIADLASVRENVHIGQYVIVGRGVCVENHVQIGDRTKIQSNSYITAYTTIEDHVFIAPCVTTTNDNYMGRTEERFAKIKGATIKRGARVGGGAILLPGVTVAEETFVAAGALVTKDTEPKTVVKGFPARFSKMVDERELL
- a CDS encoding DegT/DnrJ/EryC1/StrS family aminotransferase yields the protein MNVPMLDLSEQYEQLKPEIMRVLDEVMRSSRFILGDYVKKMEAEIAAYSRAKHGIGCGNGSDAIHIALQAAGVGPGDEVITTSFTFFATAGAIARLGAKPVFVDIDPVTFNIDPAQIEAAVTEKTKAIIPVHLYGQMADMEAIVAIAKRHGLVVIEDAAQAIGAKYQGKCVGELGTAATYSFFPTKNLGAYGDGGMIITNDDELAEKCRVIRVHGSKPKYYHHVLGYNSRLDEMQAAILSVKFPHLDRWTEQRRQHAATYTRLLQEAVGDLVVTPKEVEGRYHVFHQYTIRVPKRDELQAFLKEQGIATMVYYPLPLHLQPVFASLGYKEGQLPEAEKAAKEALSLPMFPELKEEQQQYVVEKIAEFYRHFV
- a CDS encoding Gfo/Idh/MocA family protein; amino-acid sequence: MIRFAIVGMGHIAKKHIDAIEKADGAELAAVCDTNPERLRDVSDVPVYTDMETMLKENEQIDVVNICVPSGLHAPLTKLAARYRRHIIVEKPMALRTSDAEEMIRAAKEYDVKLAVVHPNRFRPAIRKLKEAMEHGMFGKLSHANATVRWNRNQAYYDQAAWRGTKAFDGGVLMNQAIHNLDLLLWLMGPVKAVQAMAATRLRKIETEDVAAAVVEFESGALGVIEAATTIYPQNLEESIAIFGETASVKIGGRTANFIETWEAEGVSEEERAKLIDEINADPFGKPGHQWIIEDMVQAIRENREPIVNGWDGLAPVRLIEAILRSAETGTRVQLSE
- a CDS encoding lipopolysaccharide biosynthesis protein; this translates as MFAAFKRLGADSLLYAFMNVGTKLIAFLMLPVYTSYLSKAQYGAVYLIDQWTSMLTFLVIFGTDSALSFYYYDTDDKEKRLLYVRNVMYVRLFIVALLFFAVVVAGPWIAHALLDEPGDVDLLYLSLMTLLLDTIFVVATTVMRFEFRTKSVVIWTLVKMSLVAVLSYAALRWLAATPEGLLMGRLVSSALVFLLMLHFTVKYMVWRVRWDVVKQLLAYGAPLVPTSLAFWAIANVSTLFLKHFASLEEVGVFGVALRLATVITLITSGVQMAWRPYSMSMKDRPGHRELFAKVYMALLVIGAVGLVAIATVSPWLVETFFKPEYREASAYIPFLSAVTFLNFYYLILSTGLFLTKETGYISRVFTLAALLHLVLNAVLVPLWLSWGAVAASLMTYMVAVAFIFRKSQQVYPVPVSWKKMNFILVGTLLALIVIVYVQQAPLADGWVLAGWGLFAAMLFATRVDRDLRRPVRTIEGENVQNT
- a CDS encoding nucleotide sugar dehydrogenase, with protein sequence MNYAERLLQKFEKRDAVIGVVGLGYVGLPLAVEKAKAGFHVIGFDIQQSRVDQVNNGINYIGDVVDEDLHEMVKQGRLVATTDYARIAEVDAVAIAVPTPLDAHHQPDTSYVENSAKEIAKYAHEGMLVVLESTTYPGTTEEIVKPALEQKGLVVGETVFVAYSPERVDPGNKQFKTKNTPKVVGGVTKTCTKVAAAMYRAVLEGDVHEVSSPAVAEMEKIFENTFRHINIALANEMAILCERMGIDVWEVIDAAKTKPYGFMAFYPGPGLGGHCIPIDPFYLTWKAREYNYHTRLIELAGEINNAMPEYVVNRAMLILNEEGKALRGSKVTVLGVAYKKDIDDVRESPVLKIVELLEQYGAEFAVVDPYVPSFRACNRVVETVELTPELLEQSDLVLIATDHSNIDYEMVARHSRVVFDTRNAMKDVSKPAKYVKL